One genomic window of Dermacentor andersoni chromosome 8, qqDerAnde1_hic_scaffold, whole genome shotgun sequence includes the following:
- the LOC126538840 gene encoding pseudouridine-5'-phosphatase-like, with the protein MATDSKAAFKPVTHVLFDMDGLLLDTESLYTEATQRVTQRYGKDYTWEIKAAVMGTAGSESTRIIIDRLQLPLTVEQLEAELHQMHTELFPTAQLMPGAERLVNHLHQCGVPIAVATSSKRDSFVLKTSCHGELFAKFHHIVCGGDDAEVPRGKPHPDIFLVAAGKFENAPPPEKVLVFEDSPNGVLAAVAAGMQVVMVPDPRVDEDSRKSATLCLTSLENFKPELFGLPPYNHCN; encoded by the exons ACACCGAGTCATTGTACACAGAGGCCACGCAACGGGTGACGCAGCGCTACGGCAAGGACTACACTTGGGAAATCAAGGCGGCCGTCATGGGCACCGCCGGGTCTGAGTCGACGCGCATCATCATCGACAGGCTGCAGCTGCCGCTCACCGTGGAACAGCTCGAGGCTGAGCTGCACCAGATGCACACTGAGCTCTTCCCCACGGCACAGCTCATGCCTG GGGCCGAGCGGCTCGTGAATCACCTCCACCAGTGTGGGGTGCCCATTGCCGTGGCGACCAGCTCCAAACGGGACTCGTTTGTGCTCAAGACCAGCTGCCATGGAGAGCTGTTTGCCAAGTTCCACCACATAGTGTGTGGCGGGGATGATGCAGAAGTGCCAAGGGGCAAGCCACACCCAGACATCTTTCTCGTGGCCGCTGGAAAATTTGAGAATGCACCTCCACCTGAAAAG GTTCTCGTGTTCGAGGACTCCCCCAATGGTGTGCTGGCAGCCGTGGCTGCTGGAATGCAAGTGGTCATGGTACCAGATCCACGTGTTGATGAGGACTCGCGCAAGAGTGCTACGTTGTGCTTGACCTCACTCGAAAACTTTAAGCCCGAGTTGTTCGGTCTCCCACCGTACAACCACTGTAACTGA